A single Euwallacea similis isolate ESF13 chromosome 1, ESF131.1, whole genome shotgun sequence DNA region contains:
- the Mhc gene encoding myosin heavy chain, muscle isoform X15 — translation MPKPPANQEDEDPTPYLFVSLEQKRIDQTKPYDAKKSCWVPDEKEGFVLGEIRGTKGDLVTVGVPGGEEKNFKKEQVSQVNPPKYEKCEDMSNLTYLNDASVLHNLKQRYYAKLIYTYSGLFCVAINPYKRFPVYTNRCAKLYRGKRRNEVPPHIFAISDGAYVNMLTNHENQSMLITGESGAGKTENTKKVIAYFATVGASTKKPTEEQQKKGTLEDQVVQTNPVLEAFGNAKTVRNDNSSRFGKFIRIHFGPTGKLAGADIETYLLEKARVISQQSLERSYHIFYQIMSGAVSGLKDMCILSNNIMDYNFVAQGKTTIPNVDDAEECRLTDQAFDILGFTQEEKNDIYKITASVMHMGTLKFKQRGREEQAEADGTEEGEKVAKLLGVEAQALYTALVKPRIKVGNEFVTQGRNVNQVAYSVGAMSKAMFDRLFKYLVKKCNETLDTKQKRQHFIGVLDIAGFEIFDYNGFEQLCINFTNEKLQQFFNHHMFVLEQEEYKVEGIEWVFIDFGMDLAACIELIEKPMGILSILEEESMFPKATDQTFVEKLNTNHLGKSPNFQKPKPPKPGQQAAHFTLGHYAGNVPYNITGWLEKNKDPLNDTVVDLFKKGSNKLLVEIFADHPGQSGGGDAKGAKRTKGSAFQTVSAMYREQLNNLMSTLRATQPHFVRCIIPNELKQPGLIDSHLVMHQLTCNGVLEGIRICRKGFPNRMVYPDFKLRYKILNPTEASKESDPKKCAEVILSATGLDADLYRLGHTKVFFRAGVLGQMEELRDERLGKIVTWMQSWVRGYLSRKEFKKLQEQRLALQVCQRNLRKYLKLRTWPWYKLWQRVKPLLNVTRIEDEIAKLEEKAAKAQEAYEREAKAKKELEGLYAKLLTEKTDLLATLEGEKGTLSETTERANKLQAQKSDLESQLSETQDRLSQEEDARNQLMQQKKKLEQEISGYKKDIEDLELNLQKSEQDKATKDHQIRNLNDEIAHQDELINKLNKEKKIGGENNQKISEELQAAEDKVNHLNKVKAKLEQTLDELEDSLEREKKLRGDVEKSKRKVEGDLKLTQEAVADLERNKKELEQTIQRKDKEISSLTAKLEDEQSVVGKTQKQIKELQARIEELEEEVEAERQARAKAEKQRADLARELEELGERLEEAGGATSAQIELNKKREAELAKLRRDLEEANIQHEGTLANLRKKHNDAVSEMGEQIDQLNKLKAKAEKEKAQYFGELNDLRASVDHLANEKAAIEKVSKQLGQQLNDVQGKLDETNRTLNDFDAAKKKLSIENSDLLRQLEEAESQVSQLSKIKVSLTTQLEDTKRLADEESRERATLLGKFRNLEHDLDNIREQVEEEAEAKADIQRQLSKANADAQLWRQKYESEGVARSEELEEAKRKLQARLAEAEETIESLNQKVVALEKTKQRLATEVEDLQLEVDRANAIANAAEKKQKAFDKIIGEWKLKVDDLAAELDASQKECRNYSTELFRLKGAYEEGQEQLEAVRRENKNLADEVKDLLDQIGEGGRNIHEIEKARKRLEAEKDELQAALEEAEAALEQEENKVLRSQLELSQVRQEIDRRIQEKEEEFENTRKNHQRALDSMQASLEAEAKGKAEALRMKKKLEADINELEIALDHANKANAEAQKTIKRYQQQLKDTQQALEEEQRARDEAREQLGISERRANALQNELEESRTLLEQADRARRQAEQELGDAHEQLNDLAAQNASMSAAKRKLETELQTLHSDLDELLNEAKNSEEKAKKAMVDAARLADELRAEQDHAQTQEKLRKALETQIKDLQVRLDEAEANALKGGKKAIAKLEQRVRELENELDGEQRRHADAQKNLRKSERRIKELSFQAEEDRKNHERMQDLVDKLQQKIKTYKRQIEEAEEIAALNLAKFRKAQQELEEAEERADLAEQAIAKFRAKGRAGSSARGQSPAPRQRPQLGDGGLFPPRFDLAPESEF, via the exons ATGCCGAAGCCACCAGCGAACCAGGAGGATGAAGATCCCACCCCATACCTCTTCGTCTCCTTGGAACAGAAACGTATAGATCAGACCAAGCCCTACGATGCCAAAAAATCTTGCTGGGTCCCGGACGAGAAGGAGGGTTTCGTGCTGGGTGAAATCAGGGGCACCAAAGGTGACCTGGTTACGGTTGGCGTCCCCGGAGGAGAG GAAAAGAACTTCAAGAAAGAGCAGGTCTCCCAAGTAAACCCTCCCAAGTACGAAAAATGCGAGGATATGTCCAATTTGACATATCTCAATGACGCTTCCGTATTGCACAACTTGAAACAACGTTATTATGCCAAGCTTATTTAC ACATACTCTGGACTCTTCTGTGTCGCCATTAACCCTTACAAGCGCTTCCCTGTATACACCAACCGTTGCGCCAAGCTGTACCGTGGTAAGAGGCGTAATGAGGTGCCACCCCATATCTTTGCCATTTCTGACGGTGCCTACGTGAACATGTTGACCA ACCACGAGAATCAATCTATGTTGATTAC TGGTGAATCTGGTGCcggaaaaactgaaaacacGAAGAAGGTAATTGCCTACTTCGCCACCGTCGGTGCCTCCACCAAGAAACCAACCGAAGAGCAGCAGAAGAAGGGAACTCTGGAAGATCAAGTCGTCCAGACCAACCCCGTACTTGAAGCCTTCGGTAACGCCAAGACCGTGCGTAACGACAACTCTTCCCGTTTC GGTAAATTCATTCGTATCCACTTCGGCCCCACTGGAAAACTGGCTGGTGCTGATATCGAAACTT ATCTGCTGGAGAAGGCTCGTGTCATCTCCCAACAGTCCCTGGAGCGTTCTTACCACATTTTCTACCAGATCATGTCTGGAGCTGTTTCGGGACTTAAGG ACATGTGTATTTTGTCCAATAACATCATGGATTACAACTTCGTCGCCCAGGGCAAAACTACCATCCCCAATGTAGATGATGCCGAAGAGTGTAGATTGACAGAT CAAGCTTTCGACATTTTGGGTTTCACCCAAGAGGAGAAGAACGATATTTACAAGATCACCGCTTCCGTCATGCACATGGGCACTCTGAAGTTCAAGCAGAGGGGTCGTGAAGAACAGGCTGAAGCCGATGGCACTGAG GAAGGTGAAAAGGTGGCCAAACTGTTGGGCGTCGAAGCCCAAGCCTTGTACACTGCCCTGGTCAAGCCCAGGATCAAGGTCGGTAACGAGTTCGTGACCCAGGGTAGGAACGTCAACCAAGTAGCCTACTCCGTGGGTGCTATGTCCAAAGCCATGTTTGACAGGCTGTTCAAGTACCTGGTGAAGAAATGTAACGAGACTCTGGACACCAAGCAAAAGAGACAGCACTTCATTGGTGTACTGGATATCGCCGGCTTTGAAATCTTCGAC TACAACGGTTTTGAGCAACTCTGTATCAACTTTACAAACGAGAAACTGCAACAATTCTTCAATCACCACATGTTCGTGCTCGAGCAAGAGGAGTACAAAGTCGAGGGCATTGAATGGGTGTTTATAGATTTTGGCATGGATTTGGCTGCTTGTATTGAGTTGATCGAAAAG CCTATGGGCATCTTGTCCATTCTTGAAGAAGAATCTATGTTCCCCAAAGCCACCGATCAGACCTTCGTTGAGAAACTGAACACCAACCATTTGGGCAAGTCTCCCAACTTCCAGAAGCCCAAACCACCAAAGCCCGGCCAACAAGCCGCCCACTTCACCTTGGGCCATTACGCCGGTAAT GTACCATACAACATCACCGGTTGGTTGGAAAAGAACAAGGACCCTCTGAACGACACGGTTGTCGACTTATTCAAGAAGGGTAGCAACAAGCTTTTGGTGGAAATCTTCGCTGACCATCCTGGACAGTCCGGTGGCGGCGATGCCAAAG GTGCCAAGAGAACCAAGGGTTCTGCCTTCCAGACCGTATCTGCTATGTACAGG GAACAATTGAACAACTTGATGTCCACCTTGAGGGCCACCCAACCTCACTTCGTCCGTTGTATCATTCCCAATGAATTGAAGCAACCTGGACTCATCGACTCTCACTTGGTCATGCACCAGCTGACCTGTAACGGTGTACTTGAAGGTATCCGTATCTGCAGGAAAGGTTTCCCCAACAGGATGGTCTACCCTGACTTTAAGCTCCG TTATAAAATCTTGAACCCCACTGAAGCATCCAAAGAAAGCGACCCCAAGAAGTGCGCTGAAGTCATTTTGTCCGCCACCGGCCTTGATGCCGATTTGTACCGTCTCGGTCACACCAAG GTGTTCTTCCGTGCCGGTGTCCTGGGTCAGATGGAAGAATTGCGTGACGAGCGTCTCGGCAAAATCGTCACCTGGATGCAATCCTGGGTTAGAGGTTACCTCTCCAGGAAGGAATTCAAGAAACTGCAGGAGCAACGTTTGGCCCTCCAAGTGTGCCAGAGGAACTTGAGGAAATACCTCAAGCTCAGGACCTGGCCATGGTACAAATTGTGGCAGAGAGTCAAGCCCCTCCTCAACGTCACCCGCATCGAAGATGAAATCGCT AAACTGGAAGAGAAGGCTGCCAAGGCCCAGGAAGCCTACGAACGCGAAGCCAAGGCCAAGAAGGAGTTGGAAGGGCTCTATGCCAAGTTGCTGACCGAAAAGACCGACCTTTTGGCCACCCTTGAGGGCGAGAAAGGTACTCTGTCGGAAACCACTGAAAGGGCCAACAAACTGCAGGCCCAGAAGAGCGATCTCGAGTCTCAACTGTCG GAAACCCAAGACCGTCTCAGCCAAGAGGAAGACGCCCGTAACCAGCTGATGCAGCAGAAGAAGAAATTGGAACAGGAGATCTCCGGCTACAAAAAGGACATCGAGGACTTGGAACTGAACCTGCAGAAATCCGAGCAGGACAAGGCCACCAAAGACCACCAGATCAGGAACTTGAACGACGAGATCGCCCACCAGGACGAACTCATCAACAAGCTCAACAAAGAGAAGAAGATTGGAGGCGAGAACAACCAGAAGATCTCCGAGGAACTCCAGGCTGCCGAAGACAAGGTCAACCACTTGAACAAAGTTAAGGCTAAGTTGGAGCAAACCCTGGATGAGTTGGAAGACTCTCTGGAGCGCGAGAAGAAGTTGCGCGGAGATGTGGAAAAATCCAAGAGGAAGGTTGAGGGCGACTTGAAACTCACCCAGGAAGCCGTGGCTGACTTGGAAAGGAACAAGAAAGAACTGGAACAGACCATCCAACGCAAGGACAAGGAAATCTCCTCTCTGACCGCCAAACTCGAAGACGAACAATCCGTTGTAGGAAAGACCCAGAAACAGATTAAGGAATTGCAGGCCCGCATCGAGGAACTGGAAGAGGAAGTTGAGGCTGAGAGACAAGCTCGCGCCAAAGCTGAGAAACAACGCGCTGACCTGGCTCGCGAACTGGAAGAACTGGGAGAGCGTCTGGAAGAAGCTGGTGGAGCCACTTCTGCTCAGATTGAGCTAAACAAGAAAAGGGAAGCTGAGCTCGCCAAGCTGCGTCGCGACTTGGAAGAGGCCAACATCCAACACGAGGGAACTTTGGCCAACTTGCGTAAGAAGCACAACGATGCCGTATCCGAAATGGGTGAACAAATCGACCAGCTGAACAAGCTCAAAGCCAA GGCTGAGAAAGAAAAGGCTCAGTACTTCGGCGAACTTAACGACCTCCGCGCCTCTGTCGACCACTTGGCTAACGAAAAG GCCGCCATTGAAAAGGTATCCAAACAACTAGGACAGCAGCTCAACGATGTCCAAGGCAAGCTCGACGAGACCAACCGCACCCTCAACGACTTCGACGCCGCGAAGAAGAAGCTTTCCATCGAGAACTCCGACTTGCTCAGGCAGTTGGAAGAGGCCGAGTCTCAAGTCTCTCAACTCAGCAAGATCAAGGTGTCCCTGACCACTCAATTGGAAGACACCAAGAGGTTGGCCGATGAAGAAAGCCGCGAACGCGCCACTTTATTGGGCAAATTCCGCAACTTGGAACACGACTTGGACAATATCCGCGAACAAGTTGAGGAAGAGGCCGAAGCCAAGGCTGACATTCAACGCCAGCTCAGCAAGGCTAACGCTGACGCTCAACTCTGGCGTCAGAAATACGAATCTGAGGGTGTAGCCCGCTCTGAGGAGCTTGAAGAGGCCAAGAGAAAGCTCCAGGCTCGTCTCGCTGAAGCTGAGGAAACCATCGAATCTCTTAACCAGAAAGTGGTAGCTCTCGAGAAGACCAAACAACGTCTGGCTACTGAAGTCGAGGACCTACAACTTGAAGTAGACCGTGCTAATGCCATCGCTAATGCCGCTGAAAAGAAACAGAAGGCTTTCGACAAGATCATCGGAGAGTGGAAACTCAAAGTTGATGACTTGGCTGCTGAATTGGATGCTAGTCAAAAGGAATGCCGCAACTACTCCACTGAGTTGTTCAGACTCAAGGGAGCTTACGAGGAAGGACAAGAGCAACTGGAAGCCGTCCGTCGTGAGAACAAAAACCTCGCTGATGAGGTCAAGGACCTCTTGGACCAAATCGGCGAAGGTGGCCGCAACATTCATGAAATCGAAAAGGCCAGGAAGCGCTTGGAAGCTGAGAAAGACGAGCTTCAAGCCGCCCTCGAGGAAGCTGAAGCCGCTCTCGAACAGGAAGAGAACAAGGTTCTCAGGAGCCAGTTGGAGCTGTCTCAAGTGCGCCAAGAAATCGACAGGCGCATCCAGGAGAAAGAGGAGGAATTCGAAAACACCAGGAAGAACCACCAACGCGCTTTGGACTCCATGCAAGCCTCCCTTGAGGCTGAGGCCAAGGGCAAAGCTGAGGCTCTTCGCATGAAGAAGAAGTTGGAAGCTGACATCAACGAATTGGAAATTGCTTTGGACCACGCTAACAAG GCTAACGCCGAGGCCCAGAAGACCATCAAACGCTACCAACAACAGCTCAAGGATACTCAACAAGCCCTCGAAGAGGAACAGCGCGCCCGCGATGAGGCCCGCGAACAATTGGGCATCTCTGAACGTCGCGCCAACGCCCTCCAGAATGAACTGGAAGAATCGCGCACCCTCCTGGAACAAGCCGACCGTGCCCGTCGCCAAGCCGAACAAGAACTGGGAGACGCCCACGAACAGCTCAACGACCTGGCCGCCCAAAATGCCTCCATGTCCGCTGCCAAGAGGAAATTGGAGACCGAGCTGCAGACCCTGCATTCCGACCTTGACGAGCTCCTAAACGAGGCCAAGAACTCCGAAGAGAAGGCCAAGAAAGCCATGGTAGATGCTGCCCGTCTCGCTGACGAATTGCGTGCTGAACAGGACCACGCCCAGACCCAAGAGAAACTGCGCAAGGCCCTCGAAACCCAAATCAAAGACTTGCAAGTGCGTCTTGATGAGGCCGAAGCTAACGCCCTCAAGGGAGGCAAGAAGGCCATTGCCAAGCTCGAACAGAGGGTAAGGGAACTGGAGAACGAGTTGGACGGTGAGCAGAGAAGACACGCCGACGCGCAAAAGAACTTGAGGAAATCAGAGCGTCGTATCAAGGAGTTGAGCTTCCAGGCTGAAGAAGACAGGAAGAACCACGAGCGCATGCAAGACCTGGTTGATAAGCTGCAACAGAAGATCAAGACCT